The Merismopedia glauca CCAP 1448/3 genomic sequence CTATTAGCTGAAGCTGCTCGACACTCTCCGGCTAATTCTGGTAATAAACGTGGGTGTAGCTGATTTTCTGGTTCTTCAATGCCGATTAATTGAGGTGGATCTGGATCGTAAAGTACCGTTAAATAGGCAAGCATTTTGAGCGTACCATCAGAAGCAAATTTAGCTAAAATTGGACGTTCAAAAGGAGCGTCTTTTACTTGTAAAAGTAACCTTCCATCCTGCATCATTTCGGCATCAATACGCTCTAGCCTAGGAATTCTTTTGGAGAGGGTGGTGAGGATATTCTCAAGAACTTGGGGATGTTGCTCTTTAAGGTATTGAATCACATTTGGTAAATTGTCACCTGTGGCTGAAAGCCGTTCTTGAGGACCTGCTTCTGGCGTACCACGAGTATTATCAGCAGTAAGATAAGACAGATACCAGCCTGTAATAAACTGTCTGAGGGCACTAACACGGGGATGCTTGGCAAATTGTCCGAGGGTATTAACCGCTAAAACATCGGGTGCATTAAGTTTTTCTGAAATTCGATTACCATGTTCGTCGGGTTCGTTACCAGAAATAACTTGTCCCTCACCTTCTTTAAAGTCTAAAAATCTAAAAGGCTTTCCTTTACTACCTCGTCGCCAAGCTAGCCATTCCTCAGCGACGTAGGGACCTTTATTATTTTCATTAATTGCAAGATGATAAGTAATTATAGGAGATTGACTTTTTTCCCGATATTTTAATTCAATGATAATCGGTTCTTCAACGCTACGAGTGCGTAATTCTCGGAAACGCCCCCGTTTATCCCAAGCACGGCGCAATCCAGATTGGAAGCATTCAGATAAGAAAGCAAACACGTCAAAGATGGTAGATTTACCACTACCATTAGGACCTAGAAAAACAGTTAAGGGTTTAATATCTTTTAGTTCTAAGTTTTTGATGGCACGATAGTTACAAACTTTGAGATATTCAATTCTGGGAACGGCTGGTTTAGGCATTACTTCAGGTATTGCTGAGATTATGATTGAAAGGATTAATCCGATCCTAACAGTAGAGCAGGTTTTTGCTTGGTTAAAAGTACCTAAATGCTGATGAATAGCGATCGCTCTGTTCTAACTCTTCAAAAATTTAGTCATAATCACAAATAAGATCGCTTTCTCCATCAACTCATGAAAACACTACAGCTACCATCGGGAAGAAACCTCCCCATACTCGGACAAGGAACATGGCGCATGGGAGAAAAAGCCAGTCAGAAACAGGCGGAAATCGAGGCTCTACGTCTGGGAATAGATTTAGGGATGACTTTAATCGATACTGCGGAAATGTATGGAGAAGGGGGTGCAGAAAAAGTAGTTGCAGAAGCTATTTCTGGTCGCCGAGAAGAGGTATTTTTAGTTAGTAAATTTTATCCTTATAATGCTAGTTACCAGGGTGTAATTAACGCTTGCCATCGCTCTTTATCTCGACTCAAAACTGACTATATAGATCTATACTTACTGCACTGGCGAGGTTCGATTCCATTATCAGAAACTCTAAAAGGTCTACAGCATCTCAAGCAAGTAGGAAAAATCTTAGATTATGGTGTCAGTAACTTCGATGTCGATGATATGGAAGAGGCTTTGTCTTTACCTGGAGGAGATAAAATTGCGACCAATCAAGTTCTCTATAATTTAATGCATCGCGGGATTGAATGGGATTTATTGCCTTGGTGCAAAGAGCGAAATATTCCTATCATGGCTTATTCTCCTGTAGAAGTAAGAGCTTTTGTGAACCATCCTGAGTTAACAGCGATCGCCTCACAACATAATGCTACACCAACTCAAATTGCTCTTCAGTGGTTGTTGAGACAAGATAATATTATCTCTATTCCTAAAGCTACCAATCTCAATCATGTAAGGGAAAATCGTGCAGCTTTAGATCTAAATTTGACACCAGAAGATATTGAGACAATCAATCGCATTTTTCCACCACCAAATCGCAAGCAAACCCTAGCCATGAGATAGTTCAGAAACGAGCGATCGAGCGCTCTTTAAGGTGCAGTTAACGAAGCACGAGACACGTTATTTTGAATCATTGCATCTAGCATATCTGGAGTAACGCAGCGCCTTTCTGAGCAATAAGTCATCAGATATACTCCATTCATCATTCGCACGGTACTGACACGTACCCTAAAATCATGGGTAATGAACCAGCAACGCTCTTGTCCTTGATTATTGTCATATTCAGTATCCATTGTCAGGATGCCATCTTTTCCAAACCAATAGCGACTGACAACTGGTATTTTCTCGACATAACCCTGATTTCGTAAAAGTTTACCAGATAGCCCTGTCTCATCATCAGGCACATCGACTAAAACGGCTGCATAATCTGAATTAGGGGGTGATTCATCTAAATTACTTTGCCAGATGAAGCTAGCACCGCCGCTCGCTTGACTGGGTTGAATTCCCTGTTGCTTACAAATAGTTTCGACTCGCGGATCGTCGTTGGGAATCACCCCGATAAACAGATTTGAGTCTCCCGACTCATCTGCTACCAGATCGAAGTGATGCACGGTACGCTGGGTAAGCCACGTACCTTCACTACGACGGAAAAAATCCATCATGTTCATCGGTGGAGTAAAGAGCATAATGATTCCTGGATAGGGATGCAGAAACGACTTAGGCGATCGCTCTAGTCGCATAGCTATCATAAATTATTGATGGAATGTCCGTTCCTCGTCGTGGCAAATTTTCAGCAGTTAAAGTTGGGTGAACTGTAGGCGATCGCTCTAAATACCACGATTACTCTTCTGGAAAACTCACATCTTCGTACATCATATCCATTGTATCGGTGAAACCAATACTCTTTAGTTCAAATGATTCAGCTACAGTGTAAGATTGCAAGAGCCATAAGCCTTCTTCATTACGCCTAAAAGCATCAATTCTCGGTCTTTTAGTATTCACTAAAACATATTCCGTTAAAGTTTCTATCTGTTGGTAATCGATAAATTTATCGCCGCGATCAAAAGCTTCTGTAGAATCTGATAAAACTTCAATAATCAAGCAAGGAAACTGTTTAGAATTGTCTCTATTTTTATCTCTTTCATCGTAAGTTACCATGACATCTGGATAGTAAAAGCGATTGAGAGATTTGATGCGCGCTTTCATATCTGCAATATAAACCCGACACCCCGAATTTCTTAAATGGGTGCGTAAAGCAGAAGCAATATTTAAAGAAATCGTCACATGAGCGTCGCTAGCGCCAGCCATCGCATAAACTTCTCCATCAATATATTCATGTTTGATTTGGCTCTTTTGCTCCATTGCTAGATATTGTTCTGGAGTTAAGTAGATGGGTCGCGGGGAAGCTATCATGATGCAATCCTCTGGATTTATTGAGCTATGGTAGTGCAATTGGCGATCGCGTAGCCGCAAGGATGCAGACATAACTCAGGCGATCGCTCTAGCTGCGGACGCTTGAGCTTGTTAGGGACGCATAGCTATCATAAATTATTGGTGGAATGTGCGTCGCTCCCGTGGGAAATTTTAAGCAGTCAAACGGGAAGTTAAAGCTTTTACTGATGGGCAATCGGACTGTAATATGGGAATTATATTTAATTTAATATTGTTGTATTGCCAATATTCTGAATCGGAAAGCTCTGAAGAAACAATAATCTTGTAATTAGTATCAACTTTAATAAGACCTAAATCGAATAGAGTGTGAATGTCGGTTCGCAAAAGTAGCCCATTACTAACAATATTTGTGTGTTCACCTTTATATGGTGCAATATGAGCAGCTTCTAAAACTCCCTCAACCGCACACCCAGTTATCGCGCATTTGCCCCCATAGGCTTTCATAAGTTCCTTTCTAAAAGAATTTTGCCCTCTTCTTGCTTTTATGGCTACTAAAATAGAAATTCTTTTATCTTCATTTAAATCAATATCTTCATAATTATTCACATCATCATTACTGATTTCAAAAACGTGATTCATTCCCAAAATAAGAGAACGGCAAACATTATCGTCGCCTTCAACACGTATAAAAAGTTTTTTTGTTGGATTGCCTCCTTTAGAATTCTTGTTTTGTTTAATAGCTGCTTGTTTTTTACATATATCCTTCCTAACTTCTTCTGGATTTAATGATGAGTTTATATAATAAGCATCTCGCCCCTCTTGAACGACTTTACATTCTTTCAAATCACAATTTTGCATCTCAGTAGAAGCTACCCAAATATCCAATTTAGTACAGTTGCTAGCGATTAATCTAGTAATTATAATATTTAGTCCTTCATAATAATCAGGGTTTCTCGCATTTTCTATATCCTTTCTTCCACTTCGGCTTTCAATAAAAATTCCCTTCATATCGTGGTAACAGCCAACTGCTGCTTTGGCTCTAATTTCTTGACCATTTGTGTTAACTATATACATTGAGATTAGAGATTGAGAAAAACTAGTAATGTTGTTCACTTAAAAGACCCATTATTTGCTACCTTAATAATGCCCAAATAAAAAAATTTATCCTAACATTCTAGGGATGTAAAATGCCACTGTGAGTTATGCTGTAATTGATGTCATTATTAACATCAATTTACTCATCATGAAACCGCTAACAGTTCGCACCACCCTAACTTTACCCTCCGAACTTCTAAAAGATACCGATCTGGCAGTCAGCCAAGGTAAAGCTAAGAGCCGTAACGATTTTGTTGCCCAAGCTCTACGACACGAACTAGCAGCCCTGAGAAGAGCGGAAATTGATGCTGCTTTCGCTCCAATGGCGGATGATGCTGAATATCAAGCAGAAGCCTTACAAATTGAAGCAGAGTTGGCTACAGCTAGCTGGGAAGCCTTACAGCTAGAAGAAACAGTATGAAGCGAGGAGAAGTCTACGATGCTCGGCTCGACCCCGTTGAAGGTTCCGAACAAGGCGGAACTCGCCCAGTCATCATTGTCAGTCGGGAGGCGATTAATGCCAGTAGCCCTTTAGTCATGGCTGTTCCTTGTACGACTTATCGAGTTGGGCGACGAATTTACCCCAGTCAAATTGTAATTTCTGCTCCAGATGGAGGTTTAGACAGCGATACTATTGCTTTAGGGGAACAGTTGCGAACCTTATCCAAAACTCGCCTGCTACGGCTGCGAGGAATGCTCAGTCAGGAGGCTTTAGCCCAACTCAACCAGGCTCTATTAATTGCCTTGGATTTGTCTGAAACTGACTCAAACTAACATTTTTCTGAACTGCTTTCAGAAACCAGAAATCTTCGCTGCGCTCAAAGCTGGATTAGCTATTATGGAGGAAGCCATCCAAGATCGCATCAAACAATTGGAAGAAAAGTGTTAACGATAAAAATGACAGACAAGAAAAGGTACAATACTGCTCAAGTATTTTACTAGTCGATCGCGTGCCAGGAGATGGAGAAACAAGAAGTATTAACTGCTCTGAAAGCTGGGTTACCTGTAGGCGATCGCGATTTATATCAGTTCGATTTTAGCGGTTTAGACTTAAGTAACGTAAATCTGTACCAAGTTCGGTTAATTGGGGTTAATTTTACCCAAACTAATCTGACAGGAGCAGATTTACAAAAAGCAGATCTGCGCCGCGCCGAGCTAACTCAAGCTATTTTGAGAAATGCTAACTTAGAATCAGCCTGGTTGTACCGCACTAACTTGAGTGGAGCGGATCTCAGTGGTGCTAATTTAACCGGAGCCAAGCTACAAGTATCTCGCTACGACAGTCAAACTATTTTTCCCGAAGGCTTTGCCTACAAAAGTTCTGGCGCAGTAGGACCTGGAGCTAACCTCAATGGTGGATATCTGAACACAGCCAACTTGCGTCAGATAGATTTAC encodes the following:
- a CDS encoding AAA family ATPase, with amino-acid sequence MPKPAVPRIEYLKVCNYRAIKNLELKDIKPLTVFLGPNGSGKSTIFDVFAFLSECFQSGLRRAWDKRGRFRELRTRSVEEPIIIELKYREKSQSPIITYHLAINENNKGPYVAEEWLAWRRGSKGKPFRFLDFKEGEGQVISGNEPDEHGNRISEKLNAPDVLAVNTLGQFAKHPRVSALRQFITGWYLSYLTADNTRGTPEAGPQERLSATGDNLPNVIQYLKEQHPQVLENILTTLSKRIPRLERIDAEMMQDGRLLLQVKDAPFERPILAKFASDGTLKMLAYLTVLYDPDPPQLIGIEEPENQLHPRLLPELAGECRAASANSQLMVTTHSPFLIDELKPEEVWVLYRDDRGYTQAKRTADMQGVKEFIDNGATLGNLWMENYFEVGDPLTNAGGSTRQSIKK
- a CDS encoding Uma2 family endonuclease, which gives rise to MSASLRLRDRQLHYHSSINPEDCIMIASPRPIYLTPEQYLAMEQKSQIKHEYIDGEVYAMAGASDAHVTISLNIASALRTHLRNSGCRVYIADMKARIKSLNRFYYPDVMVTYDERDKNRDNSKQFPCLIIEVLSDSTEAFDRGDKFIDYQQIETLTEYVLVNTKRPRIDAFRRNEEGLWLLQSYTVAESFELKSIGFTDTMDMMYEDVSFPEE
- a CDS encoding pentapeptide repeat-containing protein, yielding MEKQEVLTALKAGLPVGDRDLYQFDFSGLDLSNVNLYQVRLIGVNFTQTNLTGADLQKADLRRAELTQAILRNANLESAWLYRTNLSGADLSGANLTGAKLQVSRYDSQTIFPEGFAYKSSGAVGPGANLNGGYLNTANLRQIDLQGASLLGAYLGGTDLTQANLQGAKLSSADLRRAFLTGAFLRQARLNGANLAGVDLRGADLTGAEFENLESIAGADFSQVQGLSEEMRSQLLSYPLEQLDTWNSFTRRTTRQSLENLMLKPTGDVF
- a CDS encoding type II toxin-antitoxin system PemK/MazF family toxin, yielding MKRGEVYDARLDPVEGSEQGGTRPVIIVSREAINASSPLVMAVPCTTYRVGRRIYPSQIVISAPDGGLDSDTIALGEQLRTLSKTRLLRLRGMLSQEALAQLNQALLIALDLSETDSN
- a CDS encoding phycobiliprotein lyase, yielding MIAMRLERSPKSFLHPYPGIIMLFTPPMNMMDFFRRSEGTWLTQRTVHHFDLVADESGDSNLFIGVIPNDDPRVETICKQQGIQPSQASGGASFIWQSNLDESPPNSDYAAVLVDVPDDETGLSGKLLRNQGYVEKIPVVSRYWFGKDGILTMDTEYDNNQGQERCWFITHDFRVRVSTVRMMNGVYLMTYCSERRCVTPDMLDAMIQNNVSRASLTAP
- a CDS encoding aldo/keto reductase — encoded protein: MKTLQLPSGRNLPILGQGTWRMGEKASQKQAEIEALRLGIDLGMTLIDTAEMYGEGGAEKVVAEAISGRREEVFLVSKFYPYNASYQGVINACHRSLSRLKTDYIDLYLLHWRGSIPLSETLKGLQHLKQVGKILDYGVSNFDVDDMEEALSLPGGDKIATNQVLYNLMHRGIEWDLLPWCKERNIPIMAYSPVEVRAFVNHPELTAIASQHNATPTQIALQWLLRQDNIISIPKATNLNHVRENRAALDLNLTPEDIETINRIFPPPNRKQTLAMR
- a CDS encoding HNH endonuclease, which codes for MNNITSFSQSLISMYIVNTNGQEIRAKAAVGCYHDMKGIFIESRSGRKDIENARNPDYYEGLNIIITRLIASNCTKLDIWVASTEMQNCDLKECKVVQEGRDAYYINSSLNPEEVRKDICKKQAAIKQNKNSKGGNPTKKLFIRVEGDDNVCRSLILGMNHVFEISNDDVNNYEDIDLNEDKRISILVAIKARRGQNSFRKELMKAYGGKCAITGCAVEGVLEAAHIAPYKGEHTNIVSNGLLLRTDIHTLFDLGLIKVDTNYKIIVSSELSDSEYWQYNNIKLNIIPILQSDCPSVKALTSRLTA
- a CDS encoding ribbon-helix-helix domain-containing protein, which encodes MSYAVIDVIININLLIMKPLTVRTTLTLPSELLKDTDLAVSQGKAKSRNDFVAQALRHELAALRRAEIDAAFAPMADDAEYQAEALQIEAELATASWEALQLEETV